In Daphnia pulex isolate KAP4 chromosome 7, ASM2113471v1, one genomic interval encodes:
- the LOC124198683 gene encoding glutathione S-transferase Mu 6-like, whose protein sequence is MTVKTGYWNIRGFMQPIRLLLAHAGVEYEDKRYSIGPAPDYERNEWLNDKFNLGLDFPNCPYYIDGDVKLSQTFAILKYLGRKHNMAARTEEEQIRVDLIEAEAIDMRTKWGTLCYDADFEKKKPDYIKNVVVKLKEVSTFLGSHPYFAGQNVTYIDFVIYELLDQNSQLIPELLDEFPNLKEFQARIAGLEKVAAYLSSDKFIKYPFFGPSALWGGK, encoded by the exons ATGACTGTTAAAACTGGTTATTGGAATATTCGTGGG TTCATGCAACCCATTCGCCTTCTTTTGGCCCATGCCGGGGTTGAGTATGAGGACAAGCGTTATAGTATTGGACCGGCTCCCGATTATGAGAGGAATGAATGGTTGAACGACAAGTTTAACCTTGGTCTGGATTTCCCGAAT TGTCCTTATTACATTGATGGAGATGTCAAGCTTTCACAAACTTTTGCCATTCTGAAGTATTTGGGCCGCAAGCATAACATGGCAGCCAGGACCGAGGAAGAGCAAATCAGAGTGGACTTGATAGAAGCAGAAGCCATTGATATGCGTACAAAGTGGGGCACACTGTGCTATGATGCTGATTTT gagaagaagaaaccagattacataaaaaatgttgtagtGAAGTTGAAAGAAGTTTCCACCTTTTTGGGAAGTCATCCATATTTTGCAGGACAGAAT gttacCTACATTGACTTTGTAATCTATGAGTTGTTGGACCAGAACTCTCAATTGATTCCTGAGTTACTTGATGAATTTCCTAATCTGAAAGAATTTCAGGCGAGAATCGCAGGGCTAGAGAAAGTCGCGGCTTATCTTAGTTCGGATAAATTCATCAAGTATCCTTTCTTTGGACCTAGCGCTCTGTGGGGTGGAAAATAA
- the LOC124198682 gene encoding glutathione S-transferase Mu 1-like isoform X2 has product MAVKTGYWNIRGFMQPIRLLLAHAGVEYEDKRYNFGPAPDYDGTEWLNDKFNLGLDFPNCPYYIDGDVKLSQTFAILKYLGRKHNMAAKTEEEQIRVDLMEAEAEDMRTKWSTLCYHDDFEKMKPDYVKNVPVKLKEVSTFLGSHPYFAGQNITYIDFVVYELLDQNSQMIPGSIDEFPNLKEFHARIGGLEKVAAYLSSDKCIKNPFNGPMAHWGGK; this is encoded by the exons ATGGCTGTCAAAACTGGTTATTGGAATATTCGTGGG TTCATGCAACCCATTCGACTTCTTTTGGCCCATGCCGGGGTTGAATATGAGGACAAGCGTTATAATTTTGGACCGGCTCCCGATTATGACGGTACCGAGTGGTTGAACGACAAGTTTAACCTTGGTCTTGATTTTCCGAAT TGCCCTTACTACATTGATGGAGATGTCAAGCTTTCACAAACTTTTGCCATTCTGAAGTATTTGGGACGCAAGCATAACATGGCAGCCAAGACTGAGGAAGAGCAAATCAGAGTGGACTTGATGGAGGCAGAAGCTGAAGATATGCGCACAAAGTGGTCCACACTGTGCTATCATGATGATTTT GAAAAGATGAAACCAGATTATGTGAAGAATGTTCCAGTGAAGTTGAAGGAAGTTTCCACTTTTCTGGGAAGTCATCCATATTTTGCAGGACAGAAT ATTACCTACATTGACTTTGTAGTCTATGAGTTATTGGACCAGAACTCTCAAATGATTCCTGGGTCAATTGATGAATTCCCAAATCTGAAAGAATTTCACGCGAGAATCGGAGGGCTAGAGAAAGTTGCAGCTTATCTGAGTTCGGATAAATGCATCAAGAATCCTTTCAATGGACCTATGGCTCATTGGGGCGGAAAATAA
- the LOC124198682 gene encoding glutathione S-transferase Mu 1-like isoform X5, protein MAVKTGYWNIRGFMQPIRLLLAHAGVEYEDKRYNFGPAPDYDGTEWLNDKFNLGLDFPNCPYYIDGDVKLSQTFAILKYLGRKHNMAAKTEEEQIRVDLMEAEAEDMRTKWSTLCYHDDFEKMKPDYVKNVPVKLKEVSTFLGSHPYFAGQNITYIDFVVYELLDQNSQMIPGSIDEFPNLKEFHARIGGLEKVAAYLSSDKCIKNPFNGPMAHWGGK, encoded by the exons TTCATGCAACCCATTCGACTTCTTTTGGCCCATGCCGGGGTTGAATATGAGGACAAGCGTTATAATTTTGGACCGGCTCCCGATTATGACGGTACCGAGTGGTTGAACGACAAGTTTAACCTTGGTCTTGATTTTCCGAAT TGCCCTTACTACATTGATGGAGATGTCAAGCTTTCACAAACTTTTGCCATTCTGAAGTATTTGGGACGCAAGCATAACATGGCAGCCAAGACTGAGGAAGAGCAAATCAGAGTGGACTTGATGGAGGCAGAAGCTGAAGATATGCGCACAAAGTGGTCCACACTGTGCTATCATGATGATTTT GAAAAGATGAAACCAGATTATGTGAAGAATGTTCCAGTGAAGTTGAAGGAAGTTTCCACTTTTCTGGGAAGTCATCCATATTTTGCAGGACAGAAT ATTACCTACATTGACTTTGTAGTCTATGAGTTATTGGACCAGAACTCTCAAATGATTCCTGGGTCAATTGATGAATTCCCAAATCTGAAAGAATTTCACGCGAGAATCGGAGGGCTAGAGAAAGTTGCAGCTTATCTGAGTTCGGATAAATGCATCAAGAATCCTTTCAATGGACCTATGGCTCATTGGGGCGGAAAATAA
- the LOC124198682 gene encoding glutathione S-transferase Mu 1-like isoform X4 — translation MPVKTGYWNLRGFMQPIRLLLAHAGVEYEDKRYNFGPAPDYDGTEWLNDKFNLGLDFPNCPYYIDGDVKLSQTFAILKYLGRKHNMAAKTEEEQIRVDLMEAEAEDMRTKWSTLCYHDDFEKMKPDYVKNVPVKLKEVSTFLGSHPYFAGQNITYIDFVVYELLDQNSQMIPGSIDEFPNLKEFHARIGGLEKVAAYLSSDKCIKNPFNGPMAHWGGK, via the exons TTCATGCAACCCATTCGACTTCTTTTGGCCCATGCCGGGGTTGAATATGAGGACAAGCGTTATAATTTTGGACCGGCTCCCGATTATGACGGTACCGAGTGGTTGAACGACAAGTTTAACCTTGGTCTTGATTTTCCGAAT TGCCCTTACTACATTGATGGAGATGTCAAGCTTTCACAAACTTTTGCCATTCTGAAGTATTTGGGACGCAAGCATAACATGGCAGCCAAGACTGAGGAAGAGCAAATCAGAGTGGACTTGATGGAGGCAGAAGCTGAAGATATGCGCACAAAGTGGTCCACACTGTGCTATCATGATGATTTT GAAAAGATGAAACCAGATTATGTGAAGAATGTTCCAGTGAAGTTGAAGGAAGTTTCCACTTTTCTGGGAAGTCATCCATATTTTGCAGGACAGAAT ATTACCTACATTGACTTTGTAGTCTATGAGTTATTGGACCAGAACTCTCAAATGATTCCTGGGTCAATTGATGAATTCCCAAATCTGAAAGAATTTCACGCGAGAATCGGAGGGCTAGAGAAAGTTGCAGCTTATCTGAGTTCGGATAAATGCATCAAGAATCCTTTCAATGGACCTATGGCTCATTGGGGCGGAAAATAA
- the LOC124198686 gene encoding 39S ribosomal protein L23, mitochondrial-like produces MSTRIYPAFKSGSPKLRVFLPDFWMKLVKPSHNLLPNQVQFVVSSQMTKLDVKQYLEKIYNLPVVHVSTYNQMGKTKTLPNTYVTKENDEKIAFVTLHKDHKFVFPEIHGSTDIYDEQTNTMKQTKELYAQKTSINISKQGVPTWFSH; encoded by the exons ATGTCGACGAGAAT ATATCCAGCTTTCAAAAGCGGTAGTCCTAAATTACGGGTGTTCCTACCTGACTTTTGGATGAAGCTTGTCAAACCGAGCCACAATTTGCTACCTAATCAAGTTCAGTTTGTTGTCTCATCACAAATGACCAAGCTTGATGTTAAACAAtatcttgaaaaaatttacaaccTCCCTGTTGTTCATGTCAGCACCTACAACCAAATGG ggaaaacaaaaactttacCCAACACTTATGTCACTaaggaaaatgatgaaaaaatagCCTTTGTAACTCTG caCAAAGACCACAAATTTGTCTTCCCAGAAATTCATGGCAGTACTGACATTTATGATGAGCAAACTAATACTATGAAACAGACAAAAGAATTGTATGCCCAGAAAACAAGCATTAATATTTCTAAACAAGGAGTGCCTACATGGTTTAGTCattga
- the LOC124198688 gene encoding src substrate cortactin-like produces MWKSAVGSSIKAPVVNQDDDEWDTDPNYINNVTEEEQRWGGGRTAGAIDMNALREQTTKEDLELKKKVMAAGPQASYGYGGKFGVQGDRMDKSAVGHEHIEKVEKHASQKDYTTGFGGKYGIQKDRMDKSAVGHDYVAKVEKHGSQTDAAKGFGGKFGVQTDRVDKSAVGWDYQEKLVKHESQTDGSKGFGGKFGVQTDRIDKSAVGWDYQEKVEKHESQVDGNKGFGGKFGVQADRVDKSAVGYDYQEKVEKHESQVDGSKGFGGKFGVQTDRQDAAAVGFDEEQGHVGTTYEKDKPVIAEKGKASLLKSRFENFAEENKKAAMVVPPPPKNPRPMAKIAHKFETQSTPQTEPPIKQIPQTEKPVRQNQFLPAKSPVIPEPVIRESPVISPVPEPARSPSPPPTVVPPVPAQTQQHIAQSLERWNDDLAEAVEEVDDGAWREQVDEQDDAWKDEEEIGYVQENSNLETVAEETGSGLIAVALYDYQAAAEDELSFDPDEVIVNIEMIDEGWWRGECRGQIGLFPANYVQLQQ; encoded by the exons ATGTGGAAATCAGCAGTTGGTTCCAGCATCAAGGCTCCTGTTGTCAACCAAGATGACGATGAATGGGATACCGATCCCAATTATATTAACAACGtaacagaagaagaacaacgATGGGGTGGGGGAAGAACTGCGGGTGCTATTGA TATGAATGCTCTACGAGAGCAAACGACTAAAGAAGATCTGGAGCTCAAGAAAAAGGTAATGGCTGCAGGACCTCAAGCATCTTATGGATATGGTGGAAAATTTGGTGTACAAGGAGATCG tATGGATAAAAGTGCAGTCGGGCATGAACATatcgaaaaagttgaaaaacatGCTTCTCAAAAAGATTACACCACTGGTTTTGGTGGGAAATATGGCATTCAAAAGGACAG GATGGATAAGTCTGCAGTGGGGCATGACTATGTAGCCAAGGTTGAAAAACATGGCAGTCAAACAGATGCTGCCAAAGGGTTTGGCGGCAAGTTTGGAGTTCAAACTGATCGAGTTGATAAg AGTGCTGTTGGTTGGGATTATCAGGAGAAGTTGGTAAAGCATGAAAGTCAAACAGATGGTTCCAAAGGTTTTGGTGGGAAATTCGGCGTACAAACCGACCGCATCGACAAA AGTGCAGTTGGCTGGGATTATCAAGAAAAAGTGGAGAAACATGAAAGTCAGGTGGATGGAAATAAAGGTTTTGGTGGTAAATTTGGTGTCCAGGCTGATCGAGTCGATAAA AGTGCTGTTGGTTATGATTACCaagaaaaagtagagaaaCATGAGAGCCAAGTAGATGGTTCAAAAGGTTTCGGAGGAAAATTTGGTGTTCAAACAGATAGACAAGATGCAGCGGCCGTCGGTTTTGATGAAGAACAAGGTCATGTTGGTACTACTTACGAGAAGGATAAGCCAGTTATTGCgg AGAAAGGTAAAGCGTCTTTGCTGAAATCccgttttgaaaattttgctgaagaaaacaagaaagcagCCATG gTTGTTCCTCCTCCACCGAAGAATCCCCGCCCAATGGCTAAGATAGCACACAAATTCGAAACACAGTCGACGCCTCAAACAGAGCCACCCATTAAACAAATCCCCCAAACAGAAAAACCTGTCCGACAAAACCAATTCCTCCCAGCCAAGTCGCCTGTTATACCAGAGCCAGTCATCCGAGAAAGTCCTGTGATTTCTCCAGTTCCAGAACCTGCTAGGTCGCCTTCACCTCCACCGACTGTCGTTCCACCTGTTCCGGCACAAACTCAACAACATATCGCGCAATCCCTTGAACGATGGAACGATGATCTGGCCGAAGCTGTCGAAGAAGTGGATGATGGAGCGTGGAGGGAGCAAGTGGATGAGCAGGATGACGCCtggaaagacgaagaagagatAGGCTACGTCCAAGAGAATTCGAATTTAGAAACAGTTGCGGAAGAAACTGGATCCGGTCTTATTGCAGTCGCCCTCTACGATTACCAAGCTGCTGCAGAAGACGAGCTCTCCTTTGACCCGGATGAAGTCATTGTCAACATCGAAATG ATCGATGAAGGTTGGTGGCGAGGGGAGTGTAGAGGACAGATAGGATTATTTCCCGCTAATTACGTCCAACTGCAACAGTGA
- the LOC124198689 gene encoding hydroxyacid oxidase 1-like isoform X1, whose product MTSESKLQLVCLQDYEEHASQILPPFVLDFYRGGADQEQTLRDNREAFKRWRLMPRVLRGVEHRLMATTALGYPMSAPIGIAPTAMQKMAHEMGELATAKAASDEGIVYVLSTVATSTIEEVSEAAPKGNNWFQLYIYKDRQVTVDMVRRAEQANFKALVVTVDTVILGRRLATERNELSNTGSSSSNNFVASLFDPSLTWKDISWLKSITKMPIVVKGILRPDDAELAVQHGVAAIAVSNHGGRQLDGVPATIDALPAIVKQVNGRCEVFVDGGITQGTDVFKALALGARMVFFGRPTLWGLAHSGEAGVVSIIRLLKKELDLAMALSDPIQSGGRIHCICRILRPCSWFRCSDLIWWRCIRVLHNYIMTTRR is encoded by the exons atgacgagcGAAAGTAAATTGCAGCTGGTTTGTCTTCAAGATTATGAAGAACATGCGAGCCAGATTCTTCCACCGTTCGTTTTGGACTTTTACAGGGGTGGAGCCGATCAAGAACAAACTCTTCGAGACAACCGTGAAGCCTTCAAACG ATGGCGATTGATGCCCCGAGTTCTTCGAGGAGTAGAACACCGTTTAATGGCTACCACCGCGCTCGGATACCCCATGTCTGCTCCTATTGGTATTGCACCAACTGCAATGCAGAAAATGGCTCACGAAATGGGCGAACTCGCTACTgcaaaag CGGCATCCGACGAAGGAATTGTTTACGTATTGAGTACTGTAGCCACTAGTACGATTGAAGAAGTTTCCGAAGCGGCTCCTAAAGGCAACAACTGGTTTCAACTCTACATCTACAAAGAtcg CCAGGTCACTGTCGATATGGTTCGGCGTGCTGAGCAGGCGAATTTTAAAGCTCTCGTTGTGACCGTCGATACTGTCATTCTTGGCCGACGATTAGCTACCGAGCGGAATGAATTAAG TAATACAGGAAGTTCATCGTCCAATAACTTTGTGGCTTCCCTATTTGATCCAAGTTTAACCTGGAAGGATATTAGCTGGCTTAAAAG TATTACAAAAATGCCAATCGTGGTGAAAGGAATTCTGAGACCTGACGATGCTGAATTAGCTGTTCAACATGGCGTGGCGGCGATTGCAGTTTCGAACCATGGCGGAAGGCAACTTGACGGAGTTCCAGCCACG ATCGATGCGCTTCCTGCTATTGTTAAACAAGTGAATGGTCGCTGTGAAGTTTTCGTTGATGGTGGCATCACCCAAGGAACGGATGTGTTCAAGGCATTAGCCCTCGGTGCACGCATG GTTTTCTTTGGTCGCCCTACATTGTGGGGTCTTGCACACAGTGGTGAAGCTGGAGTGGTCAGCATTATCCGTTTGCTGAAAAAGGAATTAGACTTGGCTATGGCACTATCGG ATCCTATCCAGAGTGGCGGACGTATCCATTGTATTTGCCGTATTCTTCGTCCTTGTAGCTGGTTTCGTTGCTCtg ATCTCATTTGGTGGAGGTGTATACGTGTCCTTCATAATTACATTATGACGACAAGAAGATAG
- the LOC124198689 gene encoding hydroxyacid oxidase 1-like isoform X2, producing the protein MTSESKLQLVCLQDYEEHASQILPPFVLDFYRGGADQEQTLRDNREAFKRWRLMPRVLRGVEHRLMATTALGYPMSAPIGIAPTAMQKMAHEMGELATAKAASDEGIVYVLSTVATSTIEEVSEAAPKGNNWFQLYIYKDRQVTVDMVRRAEQANFKALVVTVDTVILGRRLATERNELSNTGSSSSNNFVASLFDPSLTWKDISWLKSITKMPIVVKGILRPDDAELAVQHGVAAIAVSNHGGRQLDGVPATIDALPAIVKQVNGRCEVFVDGGITQGTDVFKALALGARMVFFGRPTLWGLAHSGEAGVVSIIRLLKKELDLAMALSGCSSVTDIDRSLVVHQSLFSNM; encoded by the exons atgacgagcGAAAGTAAATTGCAGCTGGTTTGTCTTCAAGATTATGAAGAACATGCGAGCCAGATTCTTCCACCGTTCGTTTTGGACTTTTACAGGGGTGGAGCCGATCAAGAACAAACTCTTCGAGACAACCGTGAAGCCTTCAAACG ATGGCGATTGATGCCCCGAGTTCTTCGAGGAGTAGAACACCGTTTAATGGCTACCACCGCGCTCGGATACCCCATGTCTGCTCCTATTGGTATTGCACCAACTGCAATGCAGAAAATGGCTCACGAAATGGGCGAACTCGCTACTgcaaaag CGGCATCCGACGAAGGAATTGTTTACGTATTGAGTACTGTAGCCACTAGTACGATTGAAGAAGTTTCCGAAGCGGCTCCTAAAGGCAACAACTGGTTTCAACTCTACATCTACAAAGAtcg CCAGGTCACTGTCGATATGGTTCGGCGTGCTGAGCAGGCGAATTTTAAAGCTCTCGTTGTGACCGTCGATACTGTCATTCTTGGCCGACGATTAGCTACCGAGCGGAATGAATTAAG TAATACAGGAAGTTCATCGTCCAATAACTTTGTGGCTTCCCTATTTGATCCAAGTTTAACCTGGAAGGATATTAGCTGGCTTAAAAG TATTACAAAAATGCCAATCGTGGTGAAAGGAATTCTGAGACCTGACGATGCTGAATTAGCTGTTCAACATGGCGTGGCGGCGATTGCAGTTTCGAACCATGGCGGAAGGCAACTTGACGGAGTTCCAGCCACG ATCGATGCGCTTCCTGCTATTGTTAAACAAGTGAATGGTCGCTGTGAAGTTTTCGTTGATGGTGGCATCACCCAAGGAACGGATGTGTTCAAGGCATTAGCCCTCGGTGCACGCATG GTTTTCTTTGGTCGCCCTACATTGTGGGGTCTTGCACACAGTGGTGAAGCTGGAGTGGTCAGCATTATCCGTTTGCTGAAAAAGGAATTAGACTTGGCTATGGCACTATCGG GCTGTTCTTCAGTTACGGACATTGATCGTTCCTTAGTTGTTCATCAAAGCTTGTTTTCCAATATGTAA
- the LOC124198690 gene encoding filaggrin-2-like, with protein MSTFKIAFIALVLVALGAVASGEDRNSANYDLELAESKGRRHNYNSYQQSSHGHKQQQHGYNQHSGHGSQQSYGHGGQSSHGYGQQQHGYSQHRGYGTQQTYQHGGQSSYGHGQQHQGYNQHKGHSQQTYGSYGGNPGQSTYGYGQQQHAYSPQYEIISGGTY; from the exons ATGTCTACTTTCAAG aTCGCCTTCATCGCTTTAGTGTTAGTCGCACTGGGAGCTGTGGCTTCCGGCGAAGACCGCAACTCGGCAAACTATGACCTGGAGCTTGCTGAGTCTAAAGGAAGGCGtcacaactacaacagctatCAACAATCCAGCCATGGACacaaacagcaacaacatggTTATAACCAACATAGCGGACATGGAAGCCAGCAAAGTTACGGACATGGAG GGCAATCCAGCCATGGATATGGTCAGCAACAACACGGATACAGCCAGCATAGAGGATATGGAACCCAGCAAACTTACCAACATGgag GACAATCCAGCTACGGGCATGGTCAGCAGCATCAGGGATACAACCAACATAAAGGACACAGCCAGCAAACTTACGGAAGTTATGGAG GCAATCCAGGTCAATCCACCTACGGATACGGTCAGCAACAACACGCATACAGCCCACAGTATGAGATCATCAGTGGTGGTACATACTAA
- the LOC124198687 gene encoding bestrophin-4-like: MTVTYTAQVATCTGLGCFWKLLFCWKGSIYKLLWPNLVVYVLLYYVLYFVYLFALDEAGQQRFEKISKHCLEYSDLIPLSFVLGFYVNLVVKRWWEMFQSIPGTDTLAIFVANSIPGQDDRCRLMRRTIMRYVNLSYAMILSMVSTRVKKRFPTLDHLVEAGVLLPNEKKIFDDLNARSRYSKFWMPLVWAGSIITRARREGRIRDDFAVKTMLDELCSFRAKCGALNGYDWVPVPLVYTQVVTLAVYTFFMATLMGRQLVGEQKDLYVPVFAFLQFFFYMGWLKVAESLVNPFGEDDDDFETNWLIDRNLQVSYLIVDEMHNEHPELLRDQYWDEITPQELPYTVASQAFRTSPHMGSTAQLTMTSYEKELFQSGSQLHRLEEESDGDPSTESEGIIPDDGGESGTPVKERSPKKKVQRQMSLQSEAPNSFNSQSRLRLSRKAPSVLSVFQKVFTRDNTMGSNVSIASAHRKPGFNRSTSRYSTGGVSRPHSPIVFGPQEDIFKMSDLSIDSGSSTPVNPPIVKSPTAKADLPPLNLKKANERRGKFGKNLSVDPPPGSFAISDPEDEPLISSNAPSPSAPLTTSAQNSPISRHKQFLQPNKSSPKLMPKISPSPQGSPRTTRIPPVAFFMGSDASQTDRASTSKASKKVHVPLAEVEEDCPEEDVVEETVAVVPTISTQRPPVVVPPRTHLDSVREITELEPIDEHGERLESTSIESASIEETVEDK, translated from the exons ATGACAGTTACTTATACAGCACAAGTTGCAACTTGCACAGGACTTGGATGTTTTTGGAAACTTCTCTTCTG TTGGAAAGGCTCTATTTACAAATTACTTTGGCCAAACCTGGTTGTTTACGTTCTTCTGTACTATGTACTCTATTTTGTTTACCTATTCGCTTTGGATGAAGCAGGACAGCA GCGGTTTGAAAAGATATCGAAACACTGTCTAGAGTACTCCGATCTTATTCCATTGTCGTTCGTCCTCGGCTTCTATGTAAATCTAGTAGTCAAGAGATGGTGGGAAATGTTTCAATCCAT CCCTGGAACGGACACACTGGCAATATTTGTAGCAAATTCTATTCCCGGACAG gaCGACCGTTGCCGTTTGATGCGCCGCACTATCATGCGGTACGTCAATCTTTCGTACGCCATGATATTGTCCATGGTCTCAACGAGGGTCAAGAAACGATTTCCAACGCTCGACCACCTTGTTGAAGCTG GTGTGCTGTTGcccaatgaaaagaaaatattcgaCGACCTCAACGCTCGTTCGCGTTACAGCAAATTCTGGATGCCGCTTGTTTGGGCTGGATCGATTATTACCCGGGCCCGAAGGGAAGGACGGATACGCGATGATTTTGCTGTCAAAACTATGCTCGATGAGTTATGTTCCTTCCGGGCCAAATGTGGCGCACTTAACGGTTATGATTGGGTTCCCGTTCCTTTGGTTTACACTCAG GTTGTGACCTTGGCAGTTTATACCTTTTTTATGGCAACACTTATGGGCCGCCAACTCGTTGGCGAACAGAAAGACTTGTACGTCCCAGTATTTGCATTTCTCCAA TTTTTCTTCTACATGGGGTGGCTGAAAGTGGCCGAAAGTTTGGTCAATCCTTTCGGCGAAGACGATGACGACTTTGAAACTAACTGGTTGATTGATCGCAATCTCCAG GTGTCATACTTGATCGTAGACGAAATGCATAATGAACATCCAGAGCTACTCCGCGATCAGTACTGGGACGAAATCACGCCGCAAGAACTTCCGTACACAGTTGCATCTCAAGCCTTCCGCACATCTCCTCACATGGGCTCAACAGCTCAATTGACGATGACATCTtacgaaaaagaattattcCAATCAGGTTCACAACTTCACagactggaagaagaaagtgatggAGATCCTTCCACCGAAAGTGAGGGCATCATTCCAGATGACGGGGGAGAATCGGG tACACCGGTTAAAGAACGAAGCCCTAAAAAGAAAGTGCAACGGCAAATGTCCTTGCAATCGGAGGCACCAAATTCGTTCAATAGCCAATCTCGTCTTCGACTTTCACGAAAAGCTCCTTCCGTCTTGTCTGTTTTCCAGAAGGTTTTCACCAGAGACAATA CTATGGGTAGCAATGTATCCATCGCATCTGCACATCGTAAACCAGGATTCAATCGTAGCACCAGCCGGTACAGTACAGGTGGAGTTAGCCGGCCACATTCTCCGATAGTATTTGGACCTCAG GAAGATATATTCAAGATGTCCGATCTGAGTATCGACTCAGGATCCTCAACTCCAGTTAATCCCCCAATCGTGAAATCGCCGACTGCTAAGGCTGATCTTCCCCccttaaatttgaaaaaagccaATGAAAGGCGTGGGAAATTTGGCAAG AATTTGAGTGTTGATCCACCGCCTGGATCTTTTGCAATCTCTGATCCAGAAGATGAACCTCTGATTTCAAGCAACGCGCCATCCCCTTCAGCTCCTCTAACTACATCAGCTCAGAATTCTCCCATTTCAAGACACAAGCAATTCTTACAACCCAACAAATCCAGTCCAAAGTTGATGCCGAAAATCTCTCCCAGCCCACAGGGATCTCCAAGAACTACTCGAATTCCTCCTGTCGCTTTTTTCATGGGATCCGATGCATCG CAAACTGATCGAGCTTCCACCTCAAAAGCTTCTAAAAAAGTGCACGTACCATTGGCCGAGGTAGAGGAAGATTGTCCAGAAGAGGATGTTGTTGAAGAAACTGTTGCAGTTGTTCCCACTATTTCGACTCAAAGGCCTCCAGTAGTAGTTCCACCAAGAACTCATTTAGACAGCGTTCGAGAAATAACAGAGCTTGAGCCGATCGATGAGCACGGCGAGCGTCTTGAATCGACGTCAATTGAATCGGCCTCAATTGAGGAAACCGTAGAAGATAAATAA